In the genome of Xanthomonas translucens pv. cerealis, one region contains:
- the pyrH gene encoding UMP kinase: protein MSQLAYRRILLKLSGEALMGDGDYGIDPKVINRLAHEVIEAQHAGAQVALVIGGGNIFRGAGLAAGGMDRVTGDHMGMLATVINALAMQDALEKLGAKVRVMSAIKINDVCEDFIRRRAIRHLEKGRIAIFAAGTGNPFFTTDSGAALRAIEIGADLLLKATKVDGVYDKDPKKHADAVRFDSLTYDEVIARNLEVMDTAAFALARDSDLPLRIFNMGQPGELLRILHGAEIGTLVKGRS from the coding sequence ATGTCCCAGCTCGCCTATCGCCGTATCCTGTTGAAACTTTCCGGCGAAGCGCTGATGGGGGATGGGGATTACGGCATCGACCCCAAGGTCATCAACCGCCTCGCGCATGAAGTGATCGAAGCGCAGCACGCCGGCGCGCAGGTGGCACTGGTGATCGGCGGCGGCAACATCTTCCGCGGCGCCGGCCTGGCCGCCGGCGGCATGGACCGGGTCACCGGCGACCACATGGGCATGCTGGCCACGGTCATCAACGCACTGGCGATGCAGGACGCGCTGGAGAAGCTCGGCGCCAAGGTGCGGGTGATGAGCGCGATCAAGATCAACGACGTGTGCGAGGACTTCATCCGCCGCCGCGCGATCCGCCACCTGGAAAAGGGCCGCATCGCGATCTTCGCCGCCGGCACCGGCAATCCGTTCTTCACCACCGACTCCGGCGCGGCGCTGCGCGCGATCGAGATCGGCGCCGACCTGTTGCTGAAGGCAACCAAGGTCGATGGCGTATACGACAAGGACCCGAAGAAGCACGCCGACGCGGTGCGCTTCGACAGCCTGACCTACGACGAAGTGATCGCGCGCAACCTGGAAGTGATGGACACCGCCGCCTTCGCCCTGGCCCGCGACAGCGACTTGCCGCTGCGTATCTTCAACATGGGCCAGCCCGGTGAACTGCTGAGGATCCTGCATGGCGCGGAGATCGGGACGCTGGTGAAGGGGCGCAGCTGA
- a CDS encoding sensor domain-containing diguanylate cyclase: MRPELEAILAHSRNLPSPPGIALRIIDLAQDPDVDLATTADTIAMDMALSARMLRIANSPLYASRRRIDNLGQALTMLGLNAALSLALGFSMVQSLGSDTVSSDLQERIWRRSVLSALASRLLGQAMGMRKHEELMLAGLLQDMGALALLHVCHDDYAPLLREAGASDGETVLALERERLGCDHAEVGAWLAQKWKLPGYLQRSIGRGAGTDPAQDTFGRCVLLSGSVADIWLSADTDAARCQAMERAYRELQLDSRRFDEVIAGMAEALPVIAPIFDVRIAQPERVDAIISHARELMVLRNLRQIQEATHARQQADESEHRARRLAEQASRDALTGVYNRHQLDILLSQQFDLTSRHDWPLSIAFIDLDDFKKINDAHGHLIGDQVLRAFAQALQPLLRSSDTMARFGGDEFLVLLPNTSEEAALSVIQRILLDIVQRPMVELKSGPLHISFSAGVATQGGRERFGTAQELLQAADDMLYSSKHSGRNRVTARSFGDTLA; the protein is encoded by the coding sequence ATGCGCCCTGAACTCGAAGCCATCCTGGCTCACTCCCGCAACCTGCCCTCGCCGCCCGGGATCGCACTGCGCATCATCGACTTGGCCCAGGATCCGGACGTCGATCTGGCCACCACTGCCGATACCATCGCGATGGACATGGCGCTGAGCGCGCGCATGCTGCGCATCGCCAATTCGCCGCTGTACGCCAGCCGGCGCCGCATCGACAACCTCGGCCAGGCGCTGACCATGCTCGGGCTCAACGCCGCGCTGAGCCTAGCGCTGGGCTTTTCGATGGTGCAGAGCCTGGGCAGCGACACCGTCTCCAGCGACCTGCAGGAACGCATCTGGCGGCGCAGCGTGCTGTCGGCACTGGCCAGCCGCCTGCTCGGCCAGGCCATGGGCATGCGCAAGCACGAGGAACTGATGCTGGCCGGACTGCTGCAGGACATGGGCGCGCTGGCCCTGCTGCACGTCTGCCACGACGATTACGCGCCGCTGCTGCGCGAGGCCGGCGCCAGCGACGGCGAGACCGTGCTGGCGCTGGAGCGCGAGCGGCTGGGCTGCGACCACGCCGAGGTCGGCGCCTGGCTGGCGCAGAAGTGGAAGCTGCCCGGCTACCTGCAACGCAGCATCGGCCGCGGTGCCGGCACGGATCCGGCGCAAGACACGTTCGGCAGGTGCGTGCTGTTGTCCGGCAGCGTCGCCGACATCTGGCTGAGCGCCGACACCGATGCCGCGCGCTGCCAGGCGATGGAGCGCGCGTATCGCGAACTGCAACTGGACAGCCGCCGCTTCGACGAGGTGATCGCCGGCATGGCTGAAGCCCTGCCGGTGATCGCGCCGATCTTCGACGTGCGCATCGCGCAGCCGGAGCGGGTCGACGCGATCATCAGCCATGCCCGCGAGCTGATGGTGCTGCGCAACCTGCGCCAGATCCAGGAAGCCACCCACGCCCGCCAGCAGGCCGACGAATCGGAGCACCGCGCGCGCCGCCTGGCCGAGCAGGCCAGCCGCGACGCGCTGACCGGCGTGTACAACCGGCACCAGCTGGACATCCTGCTTAGCCAGCAGTTCGACCTGACCAGCCGCCACGACTGGCCGCTGTCGATCGCCTTCATCGACCTGGACGACTTCAAGAAGATCAACGACGCCCACGGCCACCTGATCGGCGACCAGGTGCTGCGCGCGTTCGCGCAGGCGTTGCAGCCGCTGTTGCGCAGCAGCGACACCATGGCGCGCTTCGGCGGCGATGAGTTCCTGGTGCTGCTGCCCAACACCAGCGAGGAGGCCGCGCTGAGCGTGATCCAGCGCATCCTGCTCGACATCGTGCAGCGGCCGATGGTCGAACTGAAGAGCGGGCCGCTGCACATCAGCTTCTCCGCCGGCGTCGCCACCCAGGGCGGGCGCGAGCGCTTCGGCACCGCGCAGGAGCTGCTGCAGGCCGCCGACGACATGCTCTACAGCTCCAAACACAGCGGCCGCAACCGGGTCACCGCGCGCTCGTTCGGCGACACCCTGGCCTGA
- the tsf gene encoding translation elongation factor Ts: protein MEITASLVKELRERTGAGMMECKKALTENAGHIDNAAEWLRKSGLAKADKKADRVAAEGRIAMAQDGGKAVLVEINSETDFVAKDNNFLAFTEAVAQAALSAGAADAEALKSAKLPAGETVEEARAAVIAKVGENVQVRRLVRIDSANNVAAYVHGGRIGVLVEVKGGDIELARGIAMHIAAMNPPHVKATDVPAEFVAKEKEIELAKMSEKDKAKPADILEKIISGKIAKIVNEVTLYGQPYVLNTDQSVEQAVKAAGADVIGFQRLAVGEGIEKVVEDYAAEVMKQAGLA, encoded by the coding sequence GTGGAAATCACTGCTTCCCTGGTCAAGGAACTGCGCGAGCGCACCGGCGCCGGCATGATGGAATGCAAGAAAGCGCTCACCGAGAACGCCGGCCATATCGACAACGCCGCCGAGTGGCTGCGCAAGTCGGGCCTGGCCAAGGCCGACAAGAAAGCCGACCGCGTCGCCGCCGAAGGCCGCATCGCGATGGCCCAGGACGGCGGCAAGGCCGTGCTGGTCGAGATCAACTCGGAAACCGATTTCGTCGCCAAGGACAACAACTTCCTGGCCTTCACCGAAGCCGTGGCCCAGGCCGCACTCAGCGCCGGCGCCGCCGACGCCGAGGCGCTGAAAAGCGCCAAGCTGCCCGCCGGCGAGACCGTCGAGGAAGCCCGCGCCGCGGTCATCGCCAAGGTCGGCGAGAACGTGCAGGTGCGCCGTCTGGTGCGCATCGACAGCGCCAACAACGTCGCCGCCTACGTGCACGGCGGCCGCATCGGCGTGCTGGTCGAGGTCAAGGGCGGCGACATCGAGCTGGCCCGCGGCATCGCCATGCACATCGCGGCGATGAACCCGCCGCACGTGAAGGCCACCGATGTCCCGGCCGAGTTCGTCGCCAAGGAAAAGGAGATCGAGCTGGCCAAGATGTCGGAAAAGGACAAGGCCAAGCCGGCCGACATCCTGGAGAAGATCATCAGCGGCAAGATCGCCAAGATCGTCAACGAAGTTACCCTGTACGGCCAGCCCTACGTGCTCAACACCGACCAGAGCGTGGAGCAGGCGGTCAAGGCCGCCGGCGCCGACGTGATCGGTTTCCAGCGCCTGGCGGTGGGCGAAGGCATCGAGAAGGTGGTGGAAGACTACGCCGCCGAAGTGATGAAGCAGGCCGGCCTGGCCTGA
- the rpsB gene encoding 30S ribosomal protein S2 yields the protein MPQVTMRQMLEAGVHFGHQCRYWHPKMAQYIFGARGKIHIINLEKTVPLFNDAMNFISSVAQKRGTILFLGTKRSARDSVKEEAERCGQPFMTQRWLGGTLTNFRTVKQSVARLKELEAAETDGTFDKLVKHEVLALRREREKLLASLGGIKEMNRLPDALFVIDIGHEDIAIKEAKKLGIPVVAVVDTNYNPELVDYAIPGNDDAIRAVQLYARAAADAVLEGKAAAPNAASVREEEFSEAGDDKGRGPRKNGKKAEEAAPAAE from the coding sequence ATGCCCCAAGTCACCATGCGTCAGATGCTGGAAGCCGGCGTCCACTTCGGCCACCAGTGCCGTTACTGGCACCCCAAGATGGCCCAGTACATTTTCGGCGCGCGCGGCAAGATCCACATCATCAACCTCGAGAAGACGGTTCCGCTGTTCAACGACGCGATGAACTTCATCTCCAGCGTCGCGCAAAAGCGCGGCACCATCCTGTTCCTGGGCACCAAGCGCAGCGCCCGCGACTCGGTCAAGGAAGAAGCCGAACGTTGCGGCCAGCCGTTCATGACCCAGCGCTGGCTGGGCGGTACGCTGACCAACTTCCGCACCGTCAAGCAATCGGTAGCGCGCCTGAAGGAACTGGAAGCGGCCGAAACCGACGGCACCTTCGACAAGCTGGTCAAGCACGAAGTCCTGGCCCTGCGCCGCGAGCGCGAAAAGCTGCTGGCCTCGCTGGGCGGCATCAAGGAAATGAACCGCCTGCCCGACGCGCTGTTCGTCATCGACATCGGCCATGAAGACATCGCCATCAAGGAAGCCAAAAAGCTCGGCATCCCGGTGGTCGCGGTGGTCGACACCAACTACAACCCGGAACTTGTGGACTACGCCATCCCGGGCAACGACGACGCCATCCGTGCCGTGCAGCTGTATGCGCGCGCCGCCGCCGACGCCGTGCTGGAAGGCAAGGCCGCCGCGCCGAACGCCGCCAGCGTACGTGAGGAAGAGTTCAGCGAAGCCGGCGACGACAAGGGCCGCGGCCCGCGCAAGAACGGCAAGAAGGCCGAAGAAGCCGCTCCCGCCGCCGAGTAA
- a CDS encoding fimbrial biogenesis chaperone — MGGRHRGRIAGLLLALLPSLAAAAGVRISPTIVQMPPGAQTAEIWLNNTQDRPWQAQAQLYRWHQAEGMEQLQPTDEVQVSPRLIDIPAQGRQLLRVVRIGPAATDSELAYRLVLEERPAPDNSPADPRLLLRYSTPVFLVPPGAAPAAALSVSLVAGAYGHELQVRNRGKAHARLIDLSFISADGRQLTLFSNLAGYVLAGEQKRWQLPAEVGAARGGHFAARLDNQAELQPLQAE, encoded by the coding sequence GTGGGCGGCCGCCATCGCGGACGCATCGCCGGCCTGTTGCTGGCGCTGTTGCCGAGCCTGGCCGCGGCCGCTGGCGTGCGCATCAGCCCGACCATCGTGCAGATGCCGCCCGGCGCGCAGACAGCCGAGATCTGGCTGAACAATACCCAGGACCGGCCCTGGCAGGCGCAGGCGCAGCTCTATCGCTGGCACCAGGCCGAAGGCATGGAGCAGTTGCAGCCGACCGACGAGGTCCAGGTCAGCCCGCGCCTGATCGACATCCCTGCGCAGGGGCGGCAACTGCTGCGGGTGGTGCGCATCGGTCCAGCCGCGACCGACAGCGAGCTCGCCTACCGCCTGGTGCTGGAAGAACGCCCGGCCCCGGACAACAGCCCTGCCGACCCGCGCCTGCTGCTGCGTTACTCCACGCCCGTGTTCCTGGTGCCGCCCGGTGCCGCGCCGGCCGCCGCGCTGAGCGTCAGCCTGGTCGCGGGTGCCTACGGCCATGAGTTGCAGGTGCGCAACCGCGGCAAGGCGCACGCGCGACTGATCGATCTGAGCTTCATCAGCGCCGACGGCCGCCAGCTGACTCTGTTCAGCAATCTGGCCGGCTATGTGTTGGCCGGGGAACAGAAGCGCTGGCAGCTCCCGGCCGAGGTCGGGGCCGCGCGCGGCGGCCATTTCGCCGCCCGCCTCGACAACCAGGCCGAGCTGCAGCCATTGCAGGCCGAATGA
- a CDS encoding Csu type fimbrial protein: MTARPFMQSLLLASFCAVCASAAAQIPGANENTAFRVGIRLLGSCEIDTAGRSQPGAAAAQVACSRPLPYQVSIDGAASPNAGALALSLSLASGVQRQDARYATVAF, from the coding sequence ATGACCGCCAGGCCGTTCATGCAATCGCTGCTGCTCGCCAGTTTTTGTGCCGTCTGCGCGAGCGCGGCGGCGCAGATTCCCGGTGCGAACGAAAACACGGCGTTCCGGGTCGGCATCCGCCTGCTGGGTAGCTGCGAGATCGACACCGCCGGACGCAGCCAGCCAGGCGCGGCCGCCGCGCAGGTGGCCTGCAGCCGTCCGCTGCCCTACCAGGTCAGCATCGACGGCGCCGCCTCGCCCAACGCCGGTGCGCTGGCGCTGAGCCTGAGCTTGGCCAGTGGAGTGCAGCGCCAGGATGCGCGCTACGCCACGGTCGCGTTCTAA
- a CDS encoding Csu type fimbrial protein: MSRAAWGCAALLALLAPLRASAATTCTAATTALDFGTLSTSAATDSNAQITVTCQTGALSILGTIYVRMCLNIGEGAQGGGLGIAPRRMLNPLNDSLGFQMYRDSARSLIWGSALNASTPLQVDLTYSSLLTGGSGSATYTIYGRVPLQSGIATGLYQNNFSGAFTNLQYRYSEPLIGTPPSMPASCTTGGTGGATAAQFPFVSSVTAAPVCTIASIADLDFGSQSGLVDTALNYTTALSMDCRRRTAWQVGLDNGQNASGNIRRMRNAAGQYLTYELYRDAARSQRWGSTLNSDTQTGTGTGNTQSLTLYGRVPAGQTPPPGSYSDVVKVTVTY, translated from the coding sequence ATGAGCCGCGCCGCATGGGGCTGCGCCGCCCTGCTGGCGCTGCTGGCGCCGCTGCGCGCCAGCGCCGCCACCACCTGCACGGCGGCGACCACCGCGCTGGACTTCGGCACCCTCTCCACCAGCGCCGCCACCGACAGCAACGCGCAGATCACAGTCACCTGCCAGACCGGCGCGCTCAGCATCCTGGGCACGATCTACGTGCGCATGTGCCTGAACATCGGCGAGGGCGCGCAGGGCGGCGGCCTGGGCATCGCGCCGCGGCGCATGCTCAACCCGCTCAACGACAGCCTCGGCTTCCAGATGTACCGCGACAGCGCGCGCAGCCTGATCTGGGGCAGCGCGCTGAACGCCTCCACCCCGCTGCAGGTGGACCTGACCTATTCGTCGCTGCTGACTGGCGGCAGCGGCAGCGCCACCTACACCATTTATGGGCGCGTCCCGCTGCAGAGCGGCATCGCCACCGGGCTGTACCAGAACAACTTCAGCGGGGCATTCACCAACCTGCAGTACCGCTACTCCGAACCGCTGATCGGCACCCCACCGAGCATGCCCGCCTCCTGCACCACCGGCGGCACCGGCGGCGCCACCGCGGCGCAGTTCCCGTTCGTGAGTTCGGTCACCGCGGCGCCGGTCTGCACCATCGCCAGCATCGCCGACCTGGACTTCGGCAGCCAGTCCGGCCTTGTCGATACCGCGCTGAACTACACCACCGCGCTGAGCATGGACTGCCGCCGGCGCACCGCCTGGCAGGTCGGCCTGGACAACGGGCAGAACGCCAGCGGCAACATCCGGCGCATGCGCAACGCCGCCGGCCAGTACCTGACCTACGAGCTGTACCGCGACGCGGCACGCAGCCAACGGTGGGGCAGCACCCTGAACAGCGACACCCAGACTGGCACCGGCACCGGCAATACGCAGTCGCTGACCCTGTACGGCCGAGTGCCGGCCGGGCAGACCCCGCCCCCGGGCAGCTACAGCGACGTGGTCAAGGTGACGGTTACCTACTGA
- a CDS encoding fimbria/pilus outer membrane usher protein, which translates to MNPLLNRLRWKQRLLELLLALWASAAQLAAAQPSGPPVEQETLYLEVTLNETRKPGLFRFQRDGERMQADAATLRQIGLRIDADANPKIALESLDGVRYRYDAGLQQLAIDAPVALLDVPLTRIDAQDGGPALPATSSPGALLDYDLYASRQGSASNLTASGELRAFGLGDGVLGRGMFRQSFVGRLYREPQRDWRSQAIRLDTQWWWSLPESMTSVVVGDTLSSSTSWSRTLRLGGIRVGRDFGLQPYRVTTPLPEFLGEVTVPSSVDLYVNGIRQYGSELPAGPFQLSAAPGVDGAGNAQLVITDAYGRSRSVEFPFYATQDLLADGLDDWSLALGRVREGYGSEAFDYAGDTVASASWRRGISARFTAEAHAEAGAGVRNAGAGGIWLLPRAGVVGASLAHSQGDGRSGHQYALSYRWNNGRFNVSMDTQRAQPGYRDVASQYGAPPPRISERALAGVSWEQIGNVALSYVRLAYPDSGDLRYASLFWTRALPWQSSLNLSVNQNLDQASDRSMYLGWSISLSGARQASIALQRVGDRLSTAADLSRSAAADGGSGWRLQARSGEDSAGGLAEATWRGENARYAAGLASYGGQTYGYAEASGGVARIGGGWFPGRDLDQAFALVSTGGVAGVPVLLENRPIGVTDARGFLMVTPLMGWQHNQVSIDPMQLPPQMRPERIDQIVVPRDRSGVVVDFPIRTSNGVLVQLHDAQDQPLPVGSRVRGPGIDAVVGYDGEAYLEGLKTGRNDLQVEMTAGRCQMRIEYTPQQRPARLGPLRCNAELAP; encoded by the coding sequence GTGAACCCATTGCTCAATCGCTTGCGCTGGAAGCAAAGGCTCCTTGAGCTGCTGCTGGCGCTGTGGGCGAGCGCCGCACAACTTGCCGCCGCCCAGCCAAGCGGCCCACCGGTGGAACAGGAAACGCTGTACTTGGAAGTCACCCTCAACGAGACCCGCAAGCCAGGACTGTTCCGCTTCCAGCGCGACGGCGAACGCATGCAGGCCGATGCCGCCACGCTGCGCCAGATCGGCCTGCGCATCGATGCCGATGCCAACCCCAAGATCGCGCTGGAGAGCCTGGACGGGGTGCGCTACCGCTACGACGCCGGCCTGCAGCAGTTGGCGATCGATGCGCCGGTGGCGCTACTCGACGTGCCGCTGACCCGGATCGACGCGCAGGACGGCGGCCCGGCGCTGCCGGCGACCAGTTCGCCCGGCGCGTTGCTGGACTACGACCTGTACGCCAGCCGCCAGGGCAGCGCCAGCAATCTCACCGCGAGCGGCGAACTGCGCGCCTTCGGCCTGGGCGACGGCGTGCTCGGCCGCGGCATGTTCCGCCAATCCTTCGTCGGCCGCCTGTACCGCGAGCCGCAGCGCGACTGGCGCAGCCAGGCGATCCGCCTGGACACGCAGTGGTGGTGGTCGCTGCCCGAGAGCATGACCAGCGTAGTGGTCGGCGACACGCTGAGCAGCAGCACCAGCTGGAGCCGCACACTGCGTCTGGGCGGGATACGCGTGGGCCGCGATTTCGGCCTGCAGCCGTACCGCGTGACCACCCCGCTGCCGGAATTCCTCGGTGAAGTAACCGTGCCCTCAAGCGTGGACCTGTACGTCAACGGCATCCGCCAGTACGGCTCGGAGCTGCCGGCCGGGCCGTTCCAGCTGTCCGCCGCGCCCGGCGTGGACGGCGCCGGCAACGCGCAATTGGTCATCACCGACGCCTATGGCCGCAGCCGTTCGGTCGAATTTCCGTTCTACGCCACCCAGGACCTGCTGGCCGACGGCCTGGACGACTGGTCGCTGGCGCTGGGCCGGGTCCGCGAGGGCTACGGCAGCGAGGCCTTCGACTATGCCGGCGACACCGTCGCCAGCGCCAGCTGGCGCCGCGGCATCAGCGCCCGCTTCACCGCCGAGGCGCACGCCGAGGCCGGCGCCGGGGTGCGCAACGCCGGTGCCGGCGGCATCTGGCTGCTGCCGCGGGCCGGCGTGGTCGGCGCCTCGCTGGCGCACAGCCAGGGCGATGGCCGCAGCGGCCACCAGTACGCGCTCAGCTACCGCTGGAACAACGGCCGCTTCAACGTCTCCATGGACACCCAGCGCGCGCAGCCCGGCTATCGCGACGTGGCCTCGCAGTACGGCGCGCCGCCGCCGCGGATCAGCGAACGCGCGCTGGCCGGGGTCAGCTGGGAGCAGATCGGCAACGTGGCGCTGAGCTATGTGCGCCTGGCCTACCCGGACAGCGGCGACCTGCGCTACGCCAGCCTGTTCTGGACCCGGGCGCTGCCGTGGCAGTCCTCGCTCAATCTCAGCGTCAACCAGAATCTGGACCAGGCCAGCGACCGCAGCATGTACCTGGGCTGGTCGATCTCGCTCAGCGGCGCGCGCCAGGCGAGCATCGCCCTGCAGCGGGTCGGCGACCGTCTCAGCACCGCCGCCGACCTCAGCCGTTCGGCCGCCGCCGACGGCGGCAGCGGCTGGCGGCTGCAGGCGCGCAGCGGCGAGGACAGCGCCGGCGGCCTGGCCGAGGCCACCTGGCGCGGCGAGAACGCGCGCTATGCCGCCGGCCTGGCCAGCTACGGCGGCCAGACCTACGGCTATGCCGAGGCCTCCGGCGGCGTGGCCCGGATCGGCGGCGGCTGGTTCCCCGGCCGCGATCTCGACCAGGCCTTCGCCCTGGTCTCCACCGGCGGCGTCGCCGGCGTGCCGGTGCTGCTGGAAAACCGCCCGATCGGCGTCACCGACGCGCGCGGCTTCCTGATGGTCACCCCGCTGATGGGCTGGCAGCACAACCAGGTGTCGATCGATCCGATGCAGTTGCCGCCGCAGATGCGCCCGGAGCGCATCGACCAGATCGTGGTGCCGCGCGACCGCAGCGGCGTGGTGGTGGACTTCCCAATCCGCACCAGCAACGGCGTGCTGGTGCAGTTGCACGATGCGCAGGATCAGCCGCTGCCGGTCGGCAGCCGGGTACGAGGTCCCGGGATCGACGCGGTGGTCGGCTACGACGGCGAGGCCTACCTGGAAGGCCTGAAGACCGGCCGCAACGACCTGCAGGTGGAGATGACCGCAGGCCGGTGCCAGATGCGCATCGAGTACACACCGCAGCAGCGCCCGGCCCGCCTGGGACCGCTGCGCTGCAACGCGGAGCTGGCGCCATGA
- a CDS encoding fimbrial biogenesis chaperone, which yields MSPRPYFALRSPIALALWLAAMLAAQAASLQVAPTSVQLTAEESAQGLWLSNSGDKPLQAQVRVFRWRQQDGEDRLDPSDRIAISPPMLELAPHSRQLVRIIRLDAAPRSTEDTYRVLVDELPSPDATASASGLQFVLRYSVPIFVKPAAAATPALQARLIRDASAPALEIVNNGSEHAQLVDLHFVASDGTRAAIADGLAGYVLPGQHKRWPLPLALARAEGTFKATINGEPIAQSLALEAKAP from the coding sequence ATGTCCCCGCGACCCTACTTCGCGCTGCGTTCGCCGATCGCCCTGGCCCTGTGGCTGGCGGCGATGCTGGCGGCGCAGGCCGCCAGTCTGCAGGTCGCGCCGACCTCCGTGCAGCTGACCGCGGAGGAGTCGGCGCAAGGCCTGTGGCTGAGCAACAGCGGCGACAAGCCGCTGCAGGCGCAGGTACGCGTGTTCCGCTGGCGTCAGCAGGACGGCGAGGACCGGCTCGACCCCAGCGACCGGATCGCGATCAGCCCGCCGATGCTGGAACTGGCGCCGCACTCGCGGCAACTGGTGCGCATCATCCGCCTGGACGCTGCGCCCAGGAGCACCGAGGACACCTATCGGGTGCTGGTCGACGAACTGCCGTCGCCCGACGCCACGGCCAGCGCATCCGGCCTGCAGTTCGTGCTGCGCTACTCGGTGCCGATCTTCGTCAAGCCGGCGGCCGCCGCCACGCCTGCGCTGCAGGCGCGGCTGATACGCGACGCCAGCGCGCCGGCCCTGGAAATCGTCAACAACGGCAGCGAACACGCGCAACTGGTGGACCTGCATTTCGTCGCCAGCGACGGCACCCGTGCCGCGATTGCCGACGGCCTGGCCGGCTACGTGCTACCCGGCCAACACAAGCGCTGGCCGCTCCCGCTTGCGCTCGCGCGTGCCGAAGGCACGTTCAAGGCAACGATCAACGGTGAACCCATTGCTCAATCGCTTGCGCTGGAAGCAAAGGCTCCTTGA
- a CDS encoding Csu type fimbrial protein produces MQTLHSALAIAVLLAAGTGVASAQTDSRTFNVKIVITSVCDIQTAPTDVDFGSVNSTQTSINSTGTLNVRCTSGTPYNIALNAGSGSGATVTARTMGSADAGNTARVPYALYRNSARTQNWGSTIGSDTQAGTGNGAVQPLVVYGQVASTNYPAGSYSDVVTATVTW; encoded by the coding sequence ATGCAAACTCTCCACAGTGCACTCGCCATCGCCGTGTTGCTGGCCGCCGGAACCGGCGTGGCATCCGCCCAGACCGACTCGCGCACCTTCAACGTCAAGATCGTGATCACCAGCGTCTGCGACATCCAGACCGCACCGACCGACGTCGATTTCGGCAGCGTCAACTCAACCCAGACTTCGATCAACAGCACCGGCACCTTGAACGTGCGCTGCACCTCGGGCACGCCGTACAACATCGCGCTCAACGCCGGCAGCGGCTCCGGCGCGACGGTGACCGCGCGCACCATGGGCAGCGCCGATGCGGGCAACACCGCGCGCGTGCCGTACGCCCTGTACCGCAACTCGGCGCGCACCCAGAACTGGGGCTCGACCATCGGCAGCGACACCCAGGCCGGCACAGGCAATGGTGCGGTACAACCCCTGGTCGTCTACGGCCAGGTCGCCAGCACCAATTATCCTGCCGGTTCCTATAGCGACGTCGTCACCGCCACTGTCACCTGGTAA
- the map gene encoding type I methionyl aminopeptidase, which produces MTVNLKTPQDIEKMRIAGRLAAEVLDIVGPHVKPGATTAELDRICHDHIVNVQQAVPANVGYRGYPKTVCSSVNNVICHGIPSDSKVLKDGDIVNIDVTVIKDGWHGDTSRMYYVGTPSVMARRLVEATYEAMWRGIRAVRPGATLGDVGHAIQQYAEGERFSVVREYCGHGIGKVYHDEPQVLHYGRPGEGLLLKPGMTFTIEPMINEGSRYTRVLPDGWTVVTKDRKLSAQWEHMIAVTEDGVEVLTLSPGGLGEP; this is translated from the coding sequence ATGACCGTCAATCTGAAAACTCCGCAGGACATCGAGAAGATGCGCATCGCCGGCCGCCTGGCCGCCGAGGTGCTCGACATCGTCGGGCCGCATGTGAAGCCCGGCGCGACCACCGCCGAGCTGGACCGCATCTGCCACGACCACATCGTCAACGTGCAGCAGGCGGTGCCGGCCAACGTCGGCTACCGCGGCTACCCGAAGACGGTCTGCAGCTCGGTGAACAACGTGATCTGCCACGGCATCCCCAGCGACAGCAAGGTCCTGAAGGATGGCGACATCGTCAACATCGACGTCACCGTGATCAAGGACGGCTGGCACGGCGACACCAGCCGCATGTACTACGTCGGCACGCCGTCGGTGATGGCGCGGCGGCTGGTCGAGGCGACCTACGAGGCGATGTGGCGCGGCATCCGCGCGGTGCGGCCGGGCGCCACGCTCGGCGACGTCGGCCACGCGATTCAGCAGTACGCCGAAGGCGAGCGTTTCAGCGTGGTGCGCGAGTACTGCGGCCACGGCATCGGCAAGGTCTACCACGACGAGCCGCAGGTGCTGCACTACGGCCGGCCCGGCGAAGGCCTGCTGCTGAAGCCGGGCATGACCTTCACCATCGAGCCGATGATCAACGAAGGCTCGCGCTATACCCGCGTGCTGCCGGACGGCTGGACCGTGGTGACCAAAGACCGCAAGCTGTCGGCACAGTGGGAGCACATGATCGCGGTCACCGAGGACGGCGTGGAAGTGCTGACCCTGTCGCCCGGCGGCCTCGGCGAGCCGTGA